A part of Carettochelys insculpta isolate YL-2023 chromosome 1, ASM3395843v1, whole genome shotgun sequence genomic DNA contains:
- the TIGIT gene encoding T-cell immunoreceptor with Ig and ITIM domains, translating into MGNLLLLGQLLWHMAPLLHVSGAISEKILTPGNVSAVENSNVTLQCHLSVTNAIVSQVNWNQCNRVTIAVYLNKEKATVQPAFTEKVSLAAEYGITIHFLRVNDTGDYCCEFHTFPYGIYQGRMFLEVTETSEEKNVWKNFLYIIIGLVLGVFLLVCFTVWICRRKKQTQKIQVPPHVLEKVSSRSPGKECSSPNPTTCYSARANMASTSNVGDQEECDDGHNYFNILQDKGHRSRSTVVQVG; encoded by the exons ATGGGGAATCTTCTCCttcttgggcagctgctgtggcatATGGCTCCTCTCCTGCATGTTTCAG GGGCCATTAGCGAGAAAATTCTAACACCTGGGAATGTTTCTGCAGTTGAAAACAGCAACGTCACCCTGCAGTGTCATCTCTCTGTGACCAATGCCATTGTGTCACAGGTGAACTGGAACCAGTGTAACAGGGTCACCATTGCAGTTTACCTAAACAAAGAGAAAGCCACGGTCCAGCCTGCATTCACTGAGAAGGTCTCACTGGCAGCAGAGTATGGGATAACAATCCACTTCTTAAGAGTCAATGACACAGGGGATTACTGCTGTGAATTTCATACCTTCCCTTATGGGATCTACCAAGGGAGAATGTTCCTGGAAGTGACAG AAACATCAGAGGAGAAGAATGTCTGGAAGAACTTTCTCTATATAATCATTGGCCTGGTATTAGGAGTTTTCCTCCTAGTGTGTTTCACAGTCTGGATCTGCAGGCGCAAG AAACAAACTCAGAAAATCCAGGTGCCACCCCATGTCCTGGAGAAGGTGTcctccaggagccctgggaaggaATGCAGCTCGCCAAACCCCACCACATGCTACTCAGCGAGGGCCAACATGGCATCCACCAGCAACGTGGGAGATCAGGAGGAGTGTGATGATGGTCACAACTATTTCAACATCTTGCAAGATAAAGGCCACAGAAGCAGAAGTACTGTGGTACAAGTAGGTtag